A stretch of the Bacillus sp. FJAT-18017 genome encodes the following:
- a CDS encoding DUF4393 domain-containing protein: MSEELKNMAEGAAKGIAEAVPVYDDLLKPASQELGKSLNTLAKTVNVALSPLAGLVWGYEKISAYVQKSLEAKLKNVPPEDIITPDISIAGPTLEAMRYTAHKEDLREMFVNILATSMSAKSQKNAHPSFVEILKQLNSDEALIIKSFNNNDPKPILKVRIYGTEDKNYYSEPLVNFSGIPYISGCLYPELGPSYIENLERLSLVDIDYNVYHTVPNSYDFIENHEVIREWKAYADSIQRRIEIMQGVITITPFGEVFISTCVKES, encoded by the coding sequence ATGAGTGAAGAGCTTAAAAACATGGCTGAAGGTGCCGCTAAGGGTATAGCTGAAGCAGTACCGGTATATGACGACCTTCTTAAACCTGCCTCGCAGGAATTAGGTAAAAGCTTAAACACTTTAGCAAAGACTGTTAATGTGGCATTGTCTCCTCTTGCAGGCTTAGTTTGGGGGTATGAAAAAATCAGCGCTTACGTTCAAAAGTCTTTAGAGGCCAAATTAAAAAATGTACCTCCTGAAGATATCATTACGCCTGATATTTCAATTGCAGGTCCTACTCTAGAAGCAATGAGGTATACAGCCCATAAAGAGGATCTCCGAGAAATGTTTGTAAATATTTTAGCAACCTCAATGAGTGCGAAATCTCAAAAAAATGCACATCCTTCTTTTGTGGAAATACTTAAACAATTAAACAGTGATGAAGCTTTAATCATTAAATCATTTAACAACAATGACCCAAAACCAATTTTAAAAGTAAGGATATATGGAACTGAGGATAAAAATTATTATTCGGAACCTCTTGTTAATTTTTCTGGAATTCCATATATTTCTGGCTGTTTGTATCCGGAACTAGGCCCCAGCTATATTGAAAACCTGGAACGACTAAGTCTCGTAGACATAGATTATAATGTCTACCACACAGTACCAAATTCCTATGATTTTATTGAGAACCATGAAGTTATAAGAGAATGGAAGGCTTATGCTGACTCCATACAAAGGCGAATTGAAATTATGCAAGGAGTTATTACAATAACGCCTTTTGGTGAAGTTTTTATTTCAACCTGTGTTAAAGAAAGCTAA
- a CDS encoding sulfurtransferase TusA family protein — translation MYALDALKTMKIGEVLQVIADCPQSFRSVPEEAVKHGYQLMAEPEKYGQDIYFYIKVVK, via the coding sequence ATTTATGCGCTGGATGCGCTAAAAACTATGAAAATCGGAGAAGTGCTGCAAGTCATCGCAGACTGTCCGCAATCATTCCGCAGTGTTCCTGAAGAAGCCGTCAAACACGGCTATCAGCTCATGGCAGAACCCGAGAAATACGGGCAGGATATATACTTTTACATTAAGGTAGTAAAATAA
- the yedE gene encoding selenium metabolism membrane protein YedE/FdhT has protein sequence MLEVQFMSLYQKIFKNYWNPYIAISIAGLVSALYFGITGTVWAVTGEFTRFGGHMLEWFGADVSDWAYFDLVGLEGTPISRTDGWIVIGMLVGAAITILLSNSFKIRVPKQKRRLVQGFSGGIIAGFGARLALGCNLAAFFTGVPQFSFHSWIFMVTTAIGTYFGVKVVNTKWWLGKPSLMKGPMKPSKPKAQNEKVQPVIGLIIALLYLALIIYFFAAGKTMLGVACIAGALFGILIERGQICFTSAFRDMWISGRAMMSKAIAVGMLISVVVTFFYIQSGSLALIKVAAPSTAIGGLLFGFGIVLAGGCETGMMYRAMEGQLLYWVVFAGNIIGATALAYGWDHLGIYNALVENYPKVNLIEEWGPMGALFGTIAMLVAWFLLSSWWEKRFRYGSGIKLQKSPKLTHVTKEA, from the coding sequence ATGTTGGAGGTTCAATTCATGAGTCTTTATCAAAAAATATTTAAGAATTACTGGAATCCTTACATTGCAATCAGCATTGCGGGTTTGGTCAGTGCTTTGTACTTTGGGATTACCGGAACGGTTTGGGCGGTTACCGGGGAATTCACCAGGTTTGGCGGCCATATGCTCGAATGGTTCGGAGCGGATGTGTCCGATTGGGCGTATTTCGACCTGGTCGGTCTGGAAGGGACTCCGATAAGCCGGACCGACGGCTGGATTGTCATCGGGATGCTGGTTGGCGCGGCGATTACGATTTTGCTGAGCAATAGTTTCAAGATTCGTGTGCCGAAACAAAAGCGGCGCCTCGTTCAAGGATTTAGTGGAGGAATCATTGCTGGATTTGGCGCGCGGCTTGCACTTGGCTGCAATCTGGCTGCCTTTTTCACAGGAGTTCCTCAATTCTCGTTCCATTCCTGGATCTTCATGGTGACGACTGCAATCGGAACTTACTTTGGCGTGAAAGTCGTCAACACCAAATGGTGGCTCGGGAAACCGTCCTTAATGAAAGGGCCGATGAAACCTTCGAAACCAAAAGCCCAAAACGAAAAGGTTCAGCCGGTCATTGGTCTGATTATCGCGTTGCTTTATCTCGCACTTATCATTTATTTCTTCGCGGCAGGGAAAACCATGCTCGGAGTAGCCTGTATCGCAGGTGCTTTGTTCGGAATCCTGATTGAACGCGGGCAAATTTGCTTTACATCCGCATTCCGCGACATGTGGATCAGCGGCCGTGCGATGATGTCCAAAGCGATTGCTGTTGGAATGCTCATCAGTGTTGTCGTGACTTTCTTCTATATTCAAAGCGGTTCACTTGCCCTGATTAAAGTAGCTGCGCCAAGTACAGCGATCGGCGGATTGCTGTTCGGTTTCGGGATCGTCCTTGCAGGAGGCTGTGAGACAGGCATGATGTACCGGGCAATGGAAGGCCAGCTGTTATACTGGGTAGTATTCGCAGGCAATATCATCGGTGCAACCGCACTGGCCTATGGCTGGGACCATCTTGGCATTTACAATGCGCTAGTGGAAAATTATCCAAAAGTAAATCTTATCGAAGAGTGGGGGCCAATGGGCGCACTATTCGGAACCATTGCCATGCTCGTTGCCTGGTTCCTCCTATCTTCTTGGTGGGAAAAACGATTCCGTTACGGCTCAGGCATCAAGCTTCAGAAGTCCCCGAAGCTTACTCACGTTACAAAGGAGGCATAA
- a CDS encoding DUF4253 domain-containing protein — protein MSIFDFFKKSGKKSYAEEIIAKLDCECTVLTEKDSNSIMRKYQEALQDGKKEGYTPLIIIPSEMMVEILDSEEDLEYPKDSRESIIKKAKEIDAGKLLKELLEEVMPLEDDEEEDIAGEFSIEDQVDSFLSVEEADGKEIILAKIPTNKPWEVAAWVPMGGFNECPMPEQQVAVFQYWYEKYRAIPALVTSDVWEFYVENPPRTQEEAERLAWEQFGFCSDIVWQGTGSVMSLAGTLINSSVWYFWWD, from the coding sequence GTGAGTATATTTGATTTTTTCAAAAAAAGTGGAAAGAAGAGCTATGCCGAGGAAATAATTGCAAAATTGGATTGCGAATGTACAGTTCTTACAGAAAAAGATAGTAATAGCATAATGAGAAAGTATCAAGAAGCTCTTCAAGATGGCAAAAAAGAAGGATATACACCGCTTATCATTATTCCTTCAGAAATGATGGTGGAAATACTAGATTCTGAAGAGGATTTGGAATATCCAAAAGATAGCCGCGAATCCATCATTAAAAAAGCGAAAGAAATCGATGCAGGGAAATTGTTAAAGGAGCTCCTTGAAGAGGTTATGCCCTTGGAAGATGACGAGGAAGAAGATATAGCGGGAGAGTTTTCGATAGAGGATCAGGTGGATAGTTTCTTATCTGTCGAGGAGGCCGATGGAAAGGAAATTATTCTGGCAAAAATTCCAACCAATAAACCTTGGGAAGTCGCTGCATGGGTACCAATGGGCGGGTTCAATGAGTGTCCAATGCCAGAACAGCAAGTCGCAGTATTCCAATACTGGTACGAAAAATATCGGGCCATACCAGCATTGGTCACCTCGGATGTCTGGGAATTCTATGTTGAAAACCCTCCTAGAACCCAGGAAGAAGCAGAAAGACTCGCATGGGAACAATTTGGATTTTGCAGTGACATCGTCTGGCAGGGGACAGGATCCGTCATGTCTTTGGCAGGCACACTTATCAATTCTTCTGTTTGGTACTTCTGGTGGGATTAA